In the genome of Quercus robur chromosome 3, dhQueRobu3.1, whole genome shotgun sequence, one region contains:
- the LOC126716430 gene encoding uncharacterized protein LOC126716430, giving the protein MPGSSQPSMNIIANEDLAWERFQMAVKDEDINMCYNMGLKEFEHSGVHDLFKAMSKFIAASRQATELDKTRVLLETRIQEVNADCKKWAGFAEKAKDEVKEHNKLIEELRTDALEKETRIDHLQQVNNELNARLSKAREDAVAEFKSSKEYTDTLDRNYAAGFEDFRMDAVENFPEVDFSTIKLNLAAATSSLLQTGSDDVNVEDDASTQPPQDEPTVNAPPS; this is encoded by the exons ATGCCTGGCTCGTCCCAGCCTTCTATGAATATTATTGCAAATGAAGACCTGGCTTGGGAACGGTTCCAGATGGCCGTCAAGGACGAGGATATAAACATGTGCTATAACATGGGCTTGAAGGAATTTGAGCATTCAGGCGTCCATGACCTTTTCAAG GCCATGTCGAAGTTTATAGCAGCGTCTAGACAGGCAACGGAGCTGGACAAGACGAGAGTCTTGTTGGAGACGAGGATTCAGGAAGTGAACGCTGACTGTAAGAAATGGGCTGGGTTTGCTGAAAAAGCTAAGGACGAGGTCAAAGAGCATAACAAGCTGATTGAGGAGCTAAGGACggatgcattggagaaggagACGCGCATTGATCACTTACAACAGGTGAACAATGAGTTGAATGCTCGTCTTTCCAAGGCACGAGAGGACGCTGTGGCTGAGTTCAAGTCGTCCAAAGAGTATACAGACACTTTGGATCGCAATTATGCAGCTGGTTTTGAAGATTTCAGAATGGACGCTGTTGAAAACTTTCCTGAAGTTGATTTCAGCACAATCAAGCTTAACCTTGCTGCTGCCACAAGCTCTCTCCTCCAGACTGGCTCTGATGATGTCAACGTTGAAGACGACGCCAGCACTCAGCCTCCTCAGGACGAGCCTACAGTGAATGCTCCCCCTTCTTAG